The Quercus robur chromosome 7, dhQueRobu3.1, whole genome shotgun sequence genome has a segment encoding these proteins:
- the LOC126692568 gene encoding serine/threonine-protein kinase STN8, chloroplastic isoform X2 produces the protein MASLLCPIPCTLKNNSRIASACFSPLKLASRTNLCIFTSRFKGNATRCSAFFGNVQEVLVENNLHLDQFPVFQYGFLQYQRATEELSEMQKWGFLVFAGVTWVYLTARPGVLVGAIDAYLLAPLQLGLDSLSGKRNLKTSDFVIGKKLGEGSFGVVYSGAVVPKNVAAERKVQKRGRKNDLELDERVKEKVILKKVKVGIQGAEECGDFEVWFNYRLSRAAPETCAEFLGSFVADKTNSQFTKGGKWLVWKFEGDRDLADYMRDRSFPLNLESLMFGRVLQGVNSVERDALIIKQIMRQIVTSLKKIHDTGIVHRDVKPANLVVTKKGQIKLIDFGAATDLRIGKNYVPNRSLLDPDYCPPELYVLPEETPSPPPEPIAALLSPILWQLNSPDLFDMYSAGIVLLQMSIPALRSTSGLKNFNSEIKTNGYDLNKWRDYTRLRADFTILDLDSGRGWDLATRLISERGFLRRGRMSAAAALRHPYFLLGGDQAAAVLSKLSFTRK, from the exons ATGGCTTCTCTACTTTGTCCTATTCCATGTACACTTAAAAATAATTCTAGGATTGCCTCTGCTTGCTTCTCACCTTTGAAGCTGGCTTCTAGAACTAATCTCTGTATCTTCACTAGCCGTTTCAAAGGGAACGCAACAAGGTGTAGTGCATTTTTTGGGAACGTCCAAGAAGTTCTGGTAGAGAACAACCTTCATCTAGATCAATTTCCTGTTTTCCAATATGGGTTTTTGCAATATCAGAGAGCTACTGAGGAATTATCCGAGATGCAGAAGTGGGGGTTCCTGGTATTTGCTGGGGTGACGTGGGTTTATTTAACTGCAAGGCCTGGTGTTCTTGTGGGTGCCATTGATGCTTATCTTCTGGCTCCTCTGCAACTGGGTTTGGATAGTTTGAGTGGAAAGAGGAACTTGAAGACTTCAGATTTTGTGATAGGAAAAAAACTGGGAGAAGGGAGTTTTGGTGTTGTTTATTCTGGTGCTGTTGTTCCAAAAAACGTAGCTGCAGAAAGGAAGGTGcagaagagaggaagaaaaaatgaCTTGGAGTTGGATGAGAGGGTCAAGGAGAAGGTCATTCTCAAAAAG GTAAAGGTTGGAATCCAAGGGGCTGAAGAATGTGGCGATTTTGAGGTGTGGTTTAACTACAGACTGTCCAGAGCAGCTCCTGAAACATGCGCTGAGTTCCTTGGAAGTTTCGTTGCCGacaaaacaaattcacaattCACGAAGGGTGGAAAATGGCTTGTTTGGAAATTTGAG GGAGATCGAGATCTTGCTGATTACATGAGGGATCGCAGCTTCCCTTTAAACTTAGAGTCTCTCATGTTTGGACGTGTCTTGCAAGGAGTGAATTCTGTTGAACGTGATGCATTGATCATCAAGCAGATAATGCGCCAAATTGTTACCTCACTGAAGAAAATCCACGATACTGGCATTGTTCATCGCGATGTAAAGCCTGCCAACTTAGTGGTGACAAAAAAGGGACAGATCAAGCTCATAGATTTTGGGGCGGCCACAGACCTTCGTATTGGCAAGAACTATGTACCCAATCGTAGCCTGCTGGATCCTGATTATTGTCCCCCTGAACTATATGTACTCCCAGAGGAAACACCAAGTCCTCCTCCGGAGCCAATTGCTGCACTTCTTTCTCCAATTCTTTGGCAG CTGAACAGTCCTGATCTGTTTGATATGTATTCTGCTGGAATTGTACTCTTGCAAATGTCAATACCTGCCTTAAGGTCTACATCAGGCTTAAAGAATTTCAAttcagaaataaaaacaaatggaTATGACTTGAATAAATGGAGGGACTACACGCGGTTGAGGGCTGACTTTACAATTCTTGATCTTGACTCGGGTAGAGGGTGGGATCTGGCCACAAGGCTTATATCAGAGAGAGGTTTTCTCAGAAGAGGGCGTATGTCTGCTGCTGCTGCTCTAAGGCATCcttattttttgttgggtgGTGACCAGGCAGCTGCTGTTCTTTCAAAATTAAGCTTTACAAGGAAGTGA
- the LOC126692568 gene encoding serine/threonine-protein kinase STN8, chloroplastic isoform X1 — protein MASLLCPIPCTLKNNSRIASACFSPLKLASRTNLCIFTSRFKGNATRCSAFFGNVQEVLVENNLHLDQFPVFQYGFLQYQRATEELSEMQKWGFLVFAGVTWVYLTARPGVLVGAIDAYLLAPLQLGLDSLSGKRNLKTSDFVIGKKLGEGSFGVVYSGAVVPKNVAAERKVQKRGRKNDLELDERVKEKVILKKVKVGIQGAEECGDFEVWFNYRLSRAAPETCAEFLGSFVADKTNSQFTKGGKWLVWKFEGDRDLADYMRDRSFPLNLESLMFGRVLQGVNSVERDALIIKQIMRQIVTSLKKIHDTGIVHRDVKPANLVVTKKGQIKLIDFGAATDLRIGKNYVPNRSLLDPDYCPPELYVLPEETPSPPPEPIAALLSPILWQLNSPDLFDMYSAGIVLLQMSIPALRSTSGLKNFNSEIKTNGYDLNKWRDYTRLRADFTILDLDSGRGWDLATRLISERGFLRRGRMSAAAALRHPYFLLGGDQAAAVLSKLSFTRNGRSIEEAL, from the exons ATGGCTTCTCTACTTTGTCCTATTCCATGTACACTTAAAAATAATTCTAGGATTGCCTCTGCTTGCTTCTCACCTTTGAAGCTGGCTTCTAGAACTAATCTCTGTATCTTCACTAGCCGTTTCAAAGGGAACGCAACAAGGTGTAGTGCATTTTTTGGGAACGTCCAAGAAGTTCTGGTAGAGAACAACCTTCATCTAGATCAATTTCCTGTTTTCCAATATGGGTTTTTGCAATATCAGAGAGCTACTGAGGAATTATCCGAGATGCAGAAGTGGGGGTTCCTGGTATTTGCTGGGGTGACGTGGGTTTATTTAACTGCAAGGCCTGGTGTTCTTGTGGGTGCCATTGATGCTTATCTTCTGGCTCCTCTGCAACTGGGTTTGGATAGTTTGAGTGGAAAGAGGAACTTGAAGACTTCAGATTTTGTGATAGGAAAAAAACTGGGAGAAGGGAGTTTTGGTGTTGTTTATTCTGGTGCTGTTGTTCCAAAAAACGTAGCTGCAGAAAGGAAGGTGcagaagagaggaagaaaaaatgaCTTGGAGTTGGATGAGAGGGTCAAGGAGAAGGTCATTCTCAAAAAG GTAAAGGTTGGAATCCAAGGGGCTGAAGAATGTGGCGATTTTGAGGTGTGGTTTAACTACAGACTGTCCAGAGCAGCTCCTGAAACATGCGCTGAGTTCCTTGGAAGTTTCGTTGCCGacaaaacaaattcacaattCACGAAGGGTGGAAAATGGCTTGTTTGGAAATTTGAG GGAGATCGAGATCTTGCTGATTACATGAGGGATCGCAGCTTCCCTTTAAACTTAGAGTCTCTCATGTTTGGACGTGTCTTGCAAGGAGTGAATTCTGTTGAACGTGATGCATTGATCATCAAGCAGATAATGCGCCAAATTGTTACCTCACTGAAGAAAATCCACGATACTGGCATTGTTCATCGCGATGTAAAGCCTGCCAACTTAGTGGTGACAAAAAAGGGACAGATCAAGCTCATAGATTTTGGGGCGGCCACAGACCTTCGTATTGGCAAGAACTATGTACCCAATCGTAGCCTGCTGGATCCTGATTATTGTCCCCCTGAACTATATGTACTCCCAGAGGAAACACCAAGTCCTCCTCCGGAGCCAATTGCTGCACTTCTTTCTCCAATTCTTTGGCAG CTGAACAGTCCTGATCTGTTTGATATGTATTCTGCTGGAATTGTACTCTTGCAAATGTCAATACCTGCCTTAAGGTCTACATCAGGCTTAAAGAATTTCAAttcagaaataaaaacaaatggaTATGACTTGAATAAATGGAGGGACTACACGCGGTTGAGGGCTGACTTTACAATTCTTGATCTTGACTCGGGTAGAGGGTGGGATCTGGCCACAAGGCTTATATCAGAGAGAGGTTTTCTCAGAAGAGGGCGTATGTCTGCTGCTGCTGCTCTAAGGCATCcttattttttgttgggtgGTGACCAGGCAGCTGCTGTTCTTTCAAAATTAAGCTTTACAAGGAA TGGCAGAAGTATCGAAGAGGCTCTATGA